One region of Culex pipiens pallens isolate TS chromosome 2, TS_CPP_V2, whole genome shotgun sequence genomic DNA includes:
- the LOC120425959 gene encoding WW domain-binding protein 4 codes for MADYWKSNDRKYCDFCQCWIADNKPSIQFHESGKRHKANVQKRLTDIGRNSYKAQKEQSKVDADMRKMNDAAMKAYMQDITSGADISSRAALEEQQRAEAAAAAAAVQDAQEAPGPSVGPRVPKKKIGREADPFYIPGDFSDEEGGPSKATAAAIAEAAKQKRIEEISQMGHGSMWVEAESDEGYTYYWNVKTNESIWEPPKEGFMKKAEYEQITQLALQKQEEKLKQEVKYEVENAPEIAARLKREQMSKMFEHNRKIKEEIECATDAKRQRKEEEAILDAAAGPYGRWQTVEHREEKPVDLELPAVPAPLYVPSAQPEVPERRFKEKVITHIPGDEKSALNDGFFKKRKVVRNARQRLDVD; via the exons at GGCGGATTATTGGAAATCCAACGACCGGAAGTACTGCGACTTTTGCCAGTGTTGGATTGCGGACAACAAGCCG AGCATCCAATTCCATGAGAGCGGCAAACGGCACAAGGCAAATGTCCAGAAGCGCCTCACGGACATTGGCCGCAACAGTTACAAGGCGCAGAAGGAGCAGAGCAAGGTGGACGCCGATATGCGAAAGATGAACGACGCCGCGATGAAGGCTTACATGCAGGACATTACGTCTGGGGCCGACATCAGTTCGCGCGCCGCGCTAGAGGAGCAACAACGGGCCGAGGCAGCTGCAGCGGCGGCCGCCGTCCAGGACGCGCAAGAAGCGCCCGGTCCAAGCGTTGGGCCGAGGGTCCCGAAGAAAAAGATTGGCCGCGAGGCGGATCCGTTCTACATCCCTGGGGATTTCAGCGATGAAGAGGGAGGACCGAGCAAGGCCACGGCTGCGGCCATCGCCGAAGCTGCCAAACAGAAACGCATCGAGGAAATCTCCCAAATGGGACACGGATCGATGTGGGTTGAAGCGGAATCGGACGAAGGTTACACGTACTACTGGAACGTAAAGACAAACGAGTCCATTTGGGAACCTCCGAAGGAGGGCTTCATGAAGAAGGCCGAGTACGAGCAAATCACCCAACTGGCACTGCAAAAACAGGAGGAAAAGCTCAAGCAAGAAGTCAAGTACGAGGTGGAAAACGCTCCGGAGATCGCCGCCCGACTCAAACGCGAACAGATGAGCAAAATGTTCGAGCACAATCGGAAAATTAAGGAGGAAATTGAGTGCGCAACGGATGCGAAGCGACAGCGCAAGGAAGAGGAGGCCATTCTGGATGCGGCCGCTGGGCCGTACGGCCGGTGGCAAACCGTTGAGCATCGGGAGGAAAAGCCGGTGGATTTAGAGCTGCCGGCGGTTCCGGCACCGCTGTATGTGCCCAGCGCACAGCCGGAGGTGCCCGAGAGGCGGTTCAAGGAAAAGGTCATCACGCACATTCCGGGCGACGAGAAAAGTGCGCTCAACGATGGGTTCTTCAAGAAGCGGAAAGTGGTGCGAAATGCGCGCCAGCGGTTGGATGTCGATTGA